A window of the Streptomyces finlayi genome harbors these coding sequences:
- the mca gene encoding mycothiol conjugate amidase Mca, protein MTEQLRLMAVHAHPDDESSKGAATMAKYVSEGVDVLVVTCTGGERGSILNPKLQGDAYIEENIHEVRKKEMDEAREILGVEQEWLGFVDSGLPEGDPLPPLPEGCFALEDDETAAGRLVAKIRAFRPQVVTTYDENGGYPHPDHIKTHTITMIAFDGASDTERFPEPAFGPAWTPQKLYYNQGFNRPRTVALHEALLARGLESPYGEWLERWKEFVREERTLTTFVPCDEFFEIRDKALIAHATQIDPEGGWFRVPMDVQREVWPTEEYELAKSLVDTSLPESDLFAGIRDNA, encoded by the coding sequence TTGACTGAGCAGCTGCGCCTGATGGCCGTGCACGCCCACCCCGACGACGAGTCGAGCAAGGGCGCCGCCACCATGGCCAAGTACGTGTCCGAGGGGGTGGACGTGCTGGTCGTGACCTGCACCGGGGGCGAACGGGGCTCCATCCTGAATCCGAAGCTCCAGGGGGACGCGTACATCGAGGAGAACATCCACGAGGTACGCAAGAAGGAAATGGACGAGGCCCGGGAGATCCTGGGTGTCGAGCAGGAGTGGCTCGGCTTCGTCGACTCGGGTCTGCCGGAGGGCGACCCACTGCCGCCGCTGCCCGAGGGCTGCTTCGCACTGGAGGACGACGAGACGGCGGCGGGGCGTCTCGTCGCGAAGATCCGTGCGTTCCGGCCGCAGGTCGTCACCACGTACGACGAGAACGGGGGGTACCCGCACCCCGACCACATCAAGACCCACACGATCACGATGATCGCGTTCGACGGGGCCTCGGACACCGAGCGGTTCCCCGAGCCGGCGTTCGGCCCGGCGTGGACGCCGCAGAAGCTCTACTACAACCAGGGCTTCAACCGGCCGCGCACGGTCGCCCTCCACGAGGCGCTGCTGGCCCGGGGGCTGGAGTCCCCGTACGGCGAGTGGCTGGAGCGCTGGAAGGAGTTCGTACGCGAGGAGCGGACGCTGACCACGTTCGTCCCGTGTGACGAGTTCTTCGAGATCCGTGACAAGGCACTGATCGCGCACGCGACGCAGATCGACCCGGAGGGCGGCTGGTTCCGCGTTCCGATGGACGTCCAGCGCGAGGTCTGGCCGACCGAGGAGTACGAGCTGGCGAAGTCTCTGGTCGATACCTCCCTCCCCGAGAGCGACCTCTTCGCGGGCATCCGCGACAATGCCTGA
- a CDS encoding recombinase family protein, producing the protein MVRRTLPRQKTFQNVVRVAIYLRVSTAQQLEGYGLKAQEEQCRNWLSAYLRHIPHVIVDLYVDGGVSGKLANREDVDRMTDDIMAGEIDLVIFGKLDRIGRTMKNIHRWVYDVSDKGVRIVTADGRLDSNDDMFGIQLSLLAYMAEVEHALILERTMGGRMAKLAAGGWPLGEPPFGVKLDEDGEPVLNPAEVKQVEAFADYVLDSPEPVTREDAARHLNSKGFLTRQGKPWEGGNLSGRIKASLKGYVEFNFAGQNEDGEEITTTFRIDVPKALDDERAEAVLAYLKRSSRTRSAAASKYLLSNRLISVCGAHRTGASVTEGRAINTAGRYYRCMAGRQGNQLTDRHEDCWELPVEEVDAAVWSEIEGLLNNKAKLYELVEGWLGTVPDRAASYRRRLSELDVQIEKKRKVRKKKIALLLASVDEDDFDQDDAKLVEELKAELTAQEDELAEEKERVAEWLEEAEAQEDRARDLLKAVENIDTARDFTMTQKLDLMDLLDIQVHITDKGVPRHKGLVDPITEWHRETGTPVPTDLTDEMWDKVKNILSGTRQWKDVRGAFDVMLEKLRTAKPWNEYSGSERIDGRGYTTLYRRVHHWQSTGEYQAALEALKGFPAVPVPPSYRLPHMLVTGAVDPEFTASDLGEHGDGASCKSDDMAGSASRRWFSSGSSSRSCSWCCSATSSADRW; encoded by the coding sequence ATGGTGCGGCGGACCCTGCCTCGACAGAAGACCTTTCAGAACGTCGTTCGGGTAGCTATCTACCTGCGCGTTTCCACGGCTCAGCAGCTCGAAGGCTACGGCCTGAAGGCGCAGGAGGAGCAGTGTCGCAACTGGCTCTCCGCCTACCTCCGTCACATCCCGCACGTGATAGTCGACCTATACGTGGACGGTGGTGTGTCCGGCAAGCTGGCTAACCGCGAAGATGTCGACCGCATGACTGACGACATCATGGCCGGTGAGATCGACCTGGTGATCTTCGGCAAGCTGGACCGCATCGGCCGCACGATGAAGAACATCCACCGCTGGGTCTACGACGTCAGCGACAAGGGCGTCCGGATCGTCACCGCGGATGGCCGCCTCGACTCCAACGACGACATGTTCGGCATCCAGCTCTCCCTTCTTGCCTACATGGCCGAGGTCGAGCACGCCTTGATCCTTGAGCGGACCATGGGCGGCCGGATGGCGAAGCTCGCGGCCGGTGGCTGGCCGCTGGGCGAGCCCCCCTTCGGCGTGAAGCTCGACGAGGACGGCGAGCCCGTCCTGAACCCGGCCGAGGTCAAGCAGGTCGAAGCCTTCGCCGACTACGTCCTTGACTCGCCTGAGCCCGTGACCCGCGAGGATGCGGCCCGCCACCTGAACTCGAAGGGCTTCCTCACCCGACAGGGCAAGCCTTGGGAGGGCGGCAACCTCTCGGGCCGGATTAAGGCCAGCCTGAAGGGCTACGTCGAGTTCAACTTCGCCGGCCAGAACGAGGACGGCGAGGAGATCACCACCACCTTCCGCATCGACGTCCCCAAGGCTCTGGATGACGAGCGCGCGGAAGCCGTGCTCGCCTACCTGAAGCGCTCCTCCCGTACGCGGAGCGCGGCGGCCTCGAAGTACCTGCTCTCCAACCGCCTGATCTCCGTGTGTGGCGCCCACCGGACCGGCGCGTCTGTCACGGAAGGCCGTGCCATCAACACGGCAGGCCGCTACTACCGGTGCATGGCCGGAAGGCAGGGCAACCAGCTCACCGACCGACACGAGGACTGCTGGGAACTGCCGGTCGAAGAGGTCGACGCCGCTGTCTGGTCCGAGATCGAGGGCCTGCTGAACAACAAGGCCAAGCTGTATGAGCTGGTAGAGGGCTGGCTGGGCACCGTCCCCGACCGTGCCGCGTCCTACCGCCGCCGCCTGTCCGAGCTGGACGTGCAGATCGAGAAGAAGCGCAAGGTGCGTAAGAAGAAGATCGCCCTGCTCCTCGCTTCGGTGGATGAGGACGACTTCGACCAGGACGACGCGAAGCTGGTCGAGGAGCTGAAGGCGGAGCTGACGGCCCAGGAAGACGAGCTGGCAGAGGAGAAGGAGCGCGTCGCCGAGTGGTTGGAGGAGGCGGAGGCTCAGGAGGACCGCGCTAGGGATCTCCTCAAGGCCGTGGAGAACATCGACACCGCCCGCGACTTCACCATGACGCAGAAGCTCGACCTGATGGACCTGCTCGACATCCAGGTGCACATCACCGACAAGGGAGTGCCCCGGCACAAGGGCCTGGTCGACCCGATCACCGAGTGGCACCGCGAGACCGGCACCCCGGTCCCCACCGACCTGACGGACGAGATGTGGGACAAGGTCAAGAACATCCTGTCGGGGACTCGGCAGTGGAAGGACGTACGCGGCGCCTTCGACGTGATGCTGGAGAAGCTGCGCACCGCGAAGCCGTGGAACGAGTACAGCGGGTCCGAAAGGATCGATGGACGGGGCTACACGACGCTGTACCGGCGCGTGCACCACTGGCAGAGCACGGGGGAGTACCAAGCCGCCCTGGAGGCGCTGAAGGGCTTCCCGGCTGTGCCTGTGCCGCCCTCCTACCGGCTGCCTCACATGCTGGTGACCGGGGCGGTCGACCCGGAGTTCACCGCCTCTGACCTGGGAGAACACGGCGATGGCGCGAGCTGCAAGAGTGACGACATGGCTGGATCAGCTTCCCGGAGATGGTTCTCTTCGGGCTCATCCAGCCGGTCATGTTCGTGGTGCTGTTCAGCTACGTCTTCGGCGGATCGATGGTGA
- the thyX gene encoding FAD-dependent thymidylate synthase, with protein MITTRSDVTVKAVRTSAMDYDVTQAARVSTLGAEAVDAQGSTKGLINFLMRDRHGSPFEHNSFSFYIESPIFVAREFFRHRAGWSYNEESGRYKELNPVFYLPPPERKLVQTGKPGAYTFEAGTDLQWMVASGVAKESYRHAWSSYQVQLRAGIAREVARNVLPVGIYTSFFATCNARSLMHFLSLRTSKENSKVPSFPLREIEMVAEQMEAHFAEQMPVTHAAFEKHGRVAP; from the coding sequence GTGATCACCACCCGCTCAGATGTCACCGTCAAGGCCGTACGCACCAGCGCCATGGACTACGACGTCACCCAGGCCGCGAGAGTGAGCACGCTCGGAGCGGAGGCCGTAGACGCGCAAGGCTCGACCAAGGGCCTGATCAACTTCCTGATGCGGGACCGGCACGGGAGCCCGTTCGAGCACAACTCGTTCAGCTTCTACATCGAGTCGCCGATCTTCGTAGCGAGGGAGTTCTTCCGTCACCGGGCGGGCTGGAGCTACAACGAAGAGTCCGGGCGCTACAAAGAGCTGAACCCCGTGTTCTACCTGCCGCCGCCTGAACGGAAGCTGGTCCAGACGGGCAAGCCCGGCGCCTACACCTTCGAGGCCGGCACTGACCTTCAGTGGATGGTCGCCTCGGGTGTGGCGAAGGAGTCTTACCGTCACGCCTGGTCCTCGTACCAGGTCCAGCTTCGCGCCGGCATCGCCCGCGAGGTAGCGCGCAACGTCCTGCCGGTCGGCATCTACACCTCGTTCTTCGCCACCTGTAACGCCCGCTCGCTGATGCACTTCCTCAGCCTGCGGACGAGCAAGGAGAACTCGAAGGTCCCGAGCTTCCCGCTCCGGGAGATCGAGATGGTGGCCGAGCAGATGGAGGCCCACTTCGCCGAGCAGATGCCCGTGACTCACGCCGCTTTCGAAAAGCATGGGCGGGTGGCTCCGTGA
- the greA gene encoding transcription elongation factor GreA, whose amino-acid sequence MTQTSDNVTWLTPEAYNQLKAELDHLSGPARTEITVKIAAAREEGDLRENGGYHAAKEEQGKMELRVRQLTQLLEHAKVGEAPADDGVVEPGMIVTIAFDGDPDDTLEFLLASREYASSDLETYSPQSPLGTGVNGKRMGEDAEYELPNGKIARVKILAAKPYKG is encoded by the coding sequence GTGACCCAGACCAGCGACAACGTCACCTGGCTCACGCCGGAGGCGTACAACCAGCTCAAGGCCGAGCTGGACCACCTGTCGGGTCCCGCGCGCACGGAGATCACCGTAAAGATCGCGGCGGCCCGTGAGGAAGGTGACCTCCGGGAGAACGGCGGGTACCACGCGGCCAAGGAGGAGCAGGGCAAGATGGAGCTCCGGGTGCGCCAGCTGACGCAGCTCCTGGAGCACGCCAAGGTCGGCGAGGCCCCTGCCGACGACGGCGTCGTCGAGCCCGGCATGATCGTGACGATCGCCTTCGACGGTGACCCGGACGACACCCTGGAGTTCCTGCTCGCCTCCCGCGAGTACGCGAGCTCGGACCTCGAGACGTACTCTCCGCAGTCCCCGCTCGGCACGGGCGTCAACGGCAAGCGGATGGGCGAGGACGCGGAGTACGAGCTGCCGAACGGCAAGATCGCCAGGGTGAAGATTCTCGCGGCGAAGCCCTACAAGGGCTGA
- a CDS encoding DUF4307 domain-containing protein, which yields MTAVREAGPDGRYGRSEDQRADRKLKITGAVLGAALVGVIVWIGVDYVGGQGISAELIKSKVVSDDRAEAHLEVRKDRDGGGYCTLRALSEDGNEVARKDFRFDERTDRIDEVVSLRTTARATAVELMACTADGGASR from the coding sequence ATGACTGCGGTACGCGAGGCGGGACCCGACGGGCGCTACGGCCGGTCCGAGGACCAGCGCGCCGACCGCAAGCTCAAGATCACCGGTGCCGTCCTGGGCGCCGCGCTGGTGGGTGTGATCGTCTGGATCGGAGTCGACTACGTCGGCGGCCAGGGGATCAGCGCCGAGCTCATCAAGTCCAAGGTCGTCTCGGACGACCGGGCCGAGGCCCATCTCGAAGTCCGTAAGGACCGGGACGGCGGCGGTTACTGCACGCTGCGCGCGCTGAGCGAGGACGGCAACGAGGTCGCTCGTAAGGATTTCCGCTTCGACGAGCGCACGGACCGGATCGACGAGGTCGTCTCCCTGCGTACGACGGCGAGGGCCACCGCGGTCGAGCTGATGGCCTGCACCGCGGACGGCGGGGCGTCGCGCTGA
- a CDS encoding ABC transporter permease: MVLFGLIQPVMFVVLFSYVFGGSMVIGGSTSAAEYREFLMAGIFAQTVTFATAGAGAGIADDMHKGLIDRFRSLPMARGAVLTGRTLADLVQTTLTVIVLTIVALLVGWRIHEGIPKALGAFALLLLLGYAFSWIGALIGLSVRTPEAATSGGLIWLFPVTFISNAFVPTENMAGWLQPIAEWNPFSATVQACRELFGNPGVSPSDAWPMQHPVLASLLWSVVIILVFRTLAVRKYRSATV, translated from the coding sequence ATGGTTCTCTTCGGGCTCATCCAGCCGGTCATGTTCGTGGTGCTGTTCAGCTACGTCTTCGGCGGATCGATGGTGATCGGCGGCTCGACCAGCGCCGCCGAGTACCGGGAATTCCTGATGGCGGGCATCTTCGCCCAGACCGTCACCTTCGCCACGGCGGGCGCGGGCGCCGGCATCGCGGACGACATGCACAAGGGGCTCATCGACCGGTTCCGCTCCCTGCCGATGGCACGGGGCGCGGTGCTCACCGGCCGTACTCTGGCCGACCTCGTACAGACCACGCTCACCGTCATCGTGCTCACGATCGTGGCCCTGCTCGTCGGCTGGCGCATCCATGAGGGCATCCCCAAGGCTCTGGGGGCCTTCGCCCTCCTGCTCCTGCTCGGCTACGCCTTTTCGTGGATCGGCGCCCTGATCGGGCTGTCCGTCCGGACCCCGGAAGCGGCCACCTCGGGCGGTCTCATCTGGCTGTTCCCGGTCACCTTCATTTCGAACGCCTTCGTGCCCACCGAGAACATGGCGGGCTGGCTCCAGCCGATCGCGGAGTGGAACCCGTTCAGCGCGACCGTGCAGGCGTGCCGTGAACTGTTCGGCAACCCTGGCGTGTCGCCGTCCGACGCCTGGCCGATGCAGCACCCGGTCCTGGCGTCCCTGCTCTGGTCCGTCGTGATCATCCTGGTGTTCCGGACCCTCGCCGTCCGCAAGTACCGCTCGGCGACCGTCTGA